DNA from bacterium:
CCAAGCCGAATAGCACTCCGGGCAAATTCCGTCGGTTCCCAGCCGAAACTCTGAACATGCTTTCCTTCGAGATGTTTGTACGTCGTAAAAAAATGTTCGATTTCGACAAGCAAGTGATGCGGCAATTGCTCTACGCGCCGCATATCGCGGTAATGCTCGTCCCCGATGGCCACGCCCAGAATTTTGTCATCGGCGCCTTTGTCGTCGCGCATCCGTAATACGCCAAGGGGCCGCGTCTCTACCAAAATGCCCGTCAACAACGGTTGACTGGCAAGCACCAGGATATCCAACGGATCGCCATCGTCGTAATACGTGCTCGGAATAAAGCCATACGCTGTCGGATAATGAACGGCTGAATACAATACGCGATCCAATTTAAAAACTTCAAGCTTCACATCGTATTCATATTTATTGCGGCTGCCTTCGGGAATTTCAATAATGGCGTTGACTACATTGGGAAAATCGTTGCCAACAGGAATATCTTTCAAATTCATGTTCTGTACTTAGTCTAATGAATCGTTGTAGGCTTATTTTACTTGCGGGCGAATATGCGGAAAAAAGAAGTAAGATACAATTGAAGTTTGAAAAAAATCAGTTCTCTTTTTTGAGCGTTTTGATCATGATGAGATGAATCGAAACGCCGACAGCGATGAGTATCAAAATTACATCGACGTAGATCGGAGCTTTGGTAAAAACAATTGTATAGCCAATACTGGCCCATAACACGGCCATTGAACCGATTTTTACTGATAACGGCGTGCCACGTTTTTCTCTATAGTTTTTGAGATAACTTCCAAAATAGCGATTAGTATGAAGCCATTCATACAGTTGTGGCGAGCTTTTGGCATAACACCCGGCAGCCAGCAACAAAAATATCGTGGTCGGCATCAACGGCAATATCGCACCGATAATACCCAGTGCAACAAACCCATGCCCGGCAAACAGATAGGCTGTTCGATGAAATCCTTTAGATGGTTGTTCTTCGTGTTCCATACTTTACAGGTTGTTTTACATTTTCACGTGAAGATACATAAACTGCAGTCATGTTTTCAAGTACGAATTCGGCCGAGATTACGCTTTTAGTTTTTTCAACGCTTGGTTAGCCGCGACTAAAATCGGATCCCAGACCGGTGCGAACGGCGGCGTGTACATCAGATCCATTTCAGCTATCTGCCTGATCGTCATTTTATTTTGAATGGCAACGGATAAGACGTCGGCACGTAAAGCGGCTCCTTTTTCACCAACCAGATTCGCCCCGATCAGGCGTTTCGTCAGGCCGTCCATGATCAGTTTGACAAAAACGGGTTTGCTGCCGGGATAAGCACGTACATGCGAATAAGCGTTGATCGATTCAGTAACAACTTTGAAGTCTGATGCTTCGGCTTCCGCCGAATTCAATCCGACGCTCGCCACTTCCAGATCGAAAACTTTAACAGCTGTTGTCCTGACAACGCCTTTGAATTCTACGTGCCCGCCTGCCATGTTTTCCCCTGCAATCCATCCCATTTTATTCGCAATATTCCCGAGCGGAAGATAAATCGGTTTATTAGAAATGATATTTTTAATTTCCGTACATGCACCGGCCGCATAAATATGATCCACATTCGTTCGTAAAAACGAATCCGTCAAAATTCCTCCGAACCGCCCGCAACGGATTTTTATACTCTTCGCCAATTCGGTATTTGGTTCGAAACCCAATGCCAATATAATAAGATCGGCATCAACCGATTGATGCTGCAATTTCAAAGATCTTGCGACACCACTATGGATAACAATGTCTTGAACTTCACTCGAACCTATAAATTGAACACCGTGCCTTTTGATTTCATCCAGCACGATCGCCTGAGTTTCCGATTCCAGAGTATTCATAGGATGACTGTCTTTATGAATCACCGTAACATCCAAGCGTCTCTCTGAAAATGCTTCGGCCATTTCCATCCCTATATAGCCCCCGCCGATAATAACTACCCGACGCGGGTTCTTTTCTGCAATATATTTTTTGATCGCGATGCTGTCGCTTAAGTGTTTGACGGTAAAAACATTGGATGCTTTTAACCATTCTTTATTGGGAACTCTGGCTCTGGCTCCAGTGGCAATTAATAACTGATCGTATTCATATTCTTCCATTTTATCGTAGTGCAGGTTATGGACAACAACTCTGTGCCGATGCGGTTTGATATCGACGACCCGATGTTTTGTCTTGACCGTACAGCCTTTTTCTTTCTCAAATTTTTCAGCGCTGAATGTAATAATATCTTCGTGATGTTTGATAACATCGCCGACATAATACGGCATCGAGCAAGTTCCGTACGAAATAAACTCACCCTGTTCGAACATGGTAATGTCCAGATCCGGATTCAACCGTTTGGCTTTGGCAGCTGCCGCAGGTCCTGCCGCGACGCCGCCGATGATCAGTATGCGATGCGAGGCGCGTTTCAAAACGGTTACGTTTTCTGAGGTTTTTTCTTGGCTGCCGGGAAAAGAATATTATTTAAGATGAGCCTGTAGCCCGGAGAGTTTTTATGTAACGATAGATCCGTAGGCGGATCGCCGACCTGATGCGCATAATCTTCAGGATCGTGGCCGCCGTAAAAAGTAAACGTTCCTTTACCGACATTGGCATGAATATATTTTGCAGCCCCGATTGACGCATCTTCTCCCATGACAATCACGTTATCTTTGAGAAGCGTTTTACGGTAACCTGTCGTTTGTCCCATAAAACCCTTTACCACCGATACGTGATTTTGCGTTAGCATCGTCGGAACGGGATCGTATTTAGCTGAAAAATCGAACAATGTAAAGTAATCCTCTTCCGCGCTTTTCAGAACAGCGCCCTGACTCGACGGATGATCGATATCGGAAAATTCGTAATTGTAGGGATTCATATCGGCTTTAAAAGCCGTAAATGCAAAACACTGCGAATAATCAAGTTTACTGTTAGCCATCGGATCGGCCGGATCGCCGTCATACATGACATCGCAAATGTCGGTGTTTTGCGCAGCCAAGGCGATATCAAAACTGTCCGTCGCTCCGCACATGGCAAACAGGAAACCTCCTTTGAGTACATAATCGCGCATCATTTTGACGACGGCTAATTTTTCTTTAGAAACTTTGGCGTAACCCATTTGGCGTGCAAACGCTTCGTAGTCTTTTTGCTGTTGGATATACCAGGAAGTACGGCCATAATTGGCATAAAATTTCCCGTATTGCCCGGTAAAATCTTCGTGATGCAAATGCAGCCAATCGTAATCGGACAATTTTCCTTGTAACACTTCAAGGTCAAATATTTTATCGTATTTGATTTCAGCATACTCCAACGCCATTGTCACGGCATCGTCCCACGGTTTTTTATCAGGGGGAGTGTAGACGGCCACACGCGGCGCTTTCTCCAGGAGAATAGTTTCCATATTATTGTCTTCGATCGTCTGATAAATTTCGACTACATCCGACGAACTCAGCATTTCGCATGTCACACCTCTGACCAAACATTCATTACGGATTGATTCGGAAGCGTTCATCATAAATGCTCCGCCTCGATAATTCAATAGCCATTCCACATTCATCTCCGATTCCAGCGCGTGAAAGGCAATGCCGTAAGCTTTTAAATGGTCGGCTTGTTTTAGATCCATCGGAATGAGAAGTTTCTGGCTAAAGCCCGTATGGAGGCTGGAGCAGAAGAAAAATGCATACGCGGCACAACGAATGATTCTTTTGAGTGACCCTTCGATCACAGTTCAACCTTTCTTATCAAAGATAGAGAAAACTTCTTCAGTTGTTTTGGCCGCAAAGATAATTTCGCGATTTCGTTCATTACGCATAAATTTAGCCACAGCCGCTAATGCTTTTACGTGAGGTCCGGAAACGCTTTTTGGAGAAACTAGCATGAAAAATAACTTGGCCGGGGCTCCGTCTGCCGCATCAAAAGAAATTCCAGTCCGATGGATCCCGAATGCCCCCACAAGTCGTTCTACTCCGATAGTTTTGCCGTGCGGTACGGCTATACCGTTACCAAGCCCCGTACTTAATTTTCTTTCGCGCTCGATTACAGCTTCGCGCACCTGTGACCGGTCAAGCAATAAACCGGCAGCATCCATCACTCCGATCAATTCATCAATGACCGCTTGCTTACTTTGGCCCACTAAATCAACGATAATCGTTTCGGGACGAAGAAAATTCGATAGTTTTGTTTTTTCCAATGGATAATTTCCAGATAAACTTTCAGGGAGTATTATATTTTCAGATTCGAACATGACATTTTCCTGTTGAAGGTATATAAACCGGTCTTCAAATTCAATTGTTTACTAGCCGGTCATATACGTGCGGAC
Protein-coding regions in this window:
- a CDS encoding inorganic diphosphatase, giving the protein MNLKDIPVGNDFPNVVNAIIEIPEGSRNKYEYDVKLEVFKLDRVLYSAVHYPTAYGFIPSTYYDDGDPLDILVLASQPLLTGILVETRPLGVLRMRDDKGADDKILGVAIGDEHYRDMRRVEQLPHHLLVEIEHFFTTYKHLEGKHVQSFGWEPTEFARSAIRLGHEKYLEIKRAQ
- a CDS encoding YbaN family protein, yielding MEHEEQPSKGFHRTAYLFAGHGFVALGIIGAILPLMPTTIFLLLAAGCYAKSSPQLYEWLHTNRYFGSYLKNYREKRGTPLSVKIGSMAVLWASIGYTIVFTKAPIYVDVILILIAVGVSIHLIMIKTLKKEN
- a CDS encoding FAD-dependent oxidoreductase yields the protein MKRASHRILIIGGVAAGPAAAAKAKRLNPDLDITMFEQGEFISYGTCSMPYYVGDVIKHHEDIITFSAEKFEKEKGCTVKTKHRVVDIKPHRHRVVVHNLHYDKMEEYEYDQLLIATGARARVPNKEWLKASNVFTVKHLSDSIAIKKYIAEKNPRRVVIIGGGYIGMEMAEAFSERRLDVTVIHKDSHPMNTLESETQAIVLDEIKRHGVQFIGSSEVQDIVIHSGVARSLKLQHQSVDADLIILALGFEPNTELAKSIKIRCGRFGGILTDSFLRTNVDHIYAAGACTEIKNIISNKPIYLPLGNIANKMGWIAGENMAGGHVEFKGVVRTTAVKVFDLEVASVGLNSAEAEASDFKVVTESINAYSHVRAYPGSKPVFVKLIMDGLTKRLIGANLVGEKGAALRADVLSVAIQNKMTIRQIAEMDLMYTPPFAPVWDPILVAANQALKKLKA
- a CDS encoding asparagine synthetase B; the protein is MRCAAYAFFFCSSLHTGFSQKLLIPMDLKQADHLKAYGIAFHALESEMNVEWLLNYRGGAFMMNASESIRNECLVRGVTCEMLSSSDVVEIYQTIEDNNMETILLEKAPRVAVYTPPDKKPWDDAVTMALEYAEIKYDKIFDLEVLQGKLSDYDWLHLHHEDFTGQYGKFYANYGRTSWYIQQQKDYEAFARQMGYAKVSKEKLAVVKMMRDYVLKGGFLFAMCGATDSFDIALAAQNTDICDVMYDGDPADPMANSKLDYSQCFAFTAFKADMNPYNYEFSDIDHPSSQGAVLKSAEEDYFTLFDFSAKYDPVPTMLTQNHVSVVKGFMGQTTGYRKTLLKDNVIVMGEDASIGAAKYIHANVGKGTFTFYGGHDPEDYAHQVGDPPTDLSLHKNSPGYRLILNNILFPAAKKKPQKT
- a CDS encoding PTS sugar transporter subunit IIA, with protein sequence MFESENIILPESLSGNYPLEKTKLSNFLRPETIIVDLVGQSKQAVIDELIGVMDAAGLLLDRSQVREAVIERERKLSTGLGNGIAVPHGKTIGVERLVGAFGIHRTGISFDAADGAPAKLFFMLVSPKSVSGPHVKALAAVAKFMRNERNREIIFAAKTTEEVFSIFDKKG